One part of the Vicugna pacos chromosome 20, VicPac4, whole genome shotgun sequence genome encodes these proteins:
- the VARS2 gene encoding valine--tRNA ligase, mitochondrial isoform X2 has product MPHLPLATFRPPLWGLRPSRGLPRSYPLSTQSEPHGSSVSRRNREAKQKRLREKQAALEAGISQDKSPVESSKAWTPKEIVLYEIPTEHGEKKDVSRPLPPAYSPQYVEAAWYPWWVREGFFKPEYQARLPQATGQTFSMCIPPPNVTGSLHIGHALTVAIQDALVRWHRMRGDRVLWVPGSDHAGIATQAVVEKQLWKERGVRRHELSREDFLGEVWKWKEEKGGEICEQLRALGASLDWDRERFTMDAGSSAAVTEAFVRLYKAGLLYRSRQLVNWSCTLRSAISDVEVESRPLPGRTELRLPGCPTSVSFGLLFSVAFPVDGEPDAEVVVGTTRPETLPGDVAVAVHPDDSRYTHLHGRQLRHPLTGQLLPLITDSTVQPHLGTGAVKVTPAHSPADAELGARHGLSLLSVIAEDGTMTSLCGDWLQGLHRFVAREKIMSALREQGLFRGLQNHPMVLPICSRSGDVVEYLLKSQWFVRCREMGDQAAKAVKSGALELSPSFHQKNWQHWFSHIGDWCVSRQLWWGHRIPAYLVVEEHAKGDKEDCWVVGRTEAEAREVAAELTGRPGAELTLERDPDVLDTWFSSALFPFSALGWPRETPDLAHFYPLSLLETGSDLLLFWVGRMVMLGTQLTGQLPFNKVLLHSMVRDRQGRKMSKSLGNVLDPRDIISGVELQVLQEKLRDGNLDPAELAIAAAAQRKDFPHGLPECGTDALRFALCSHGALGGDLHLSVSEVLGFRHFCNKIWNALRFILNALGEKFTPLPAEELSLASPMDAWILSCLAHTAQECERGFLTRELALVTHALHHFWLHNLCDVYLEAVKPALSHSPRPPGPPQVLFSCADVGLRLLAPLMPFLAEELWQRLPPRPGSPPAPSICVAPYPSAHSLEHWHQPELERRFSRVQEAVQALRALRATYQLTKARPRVLLQSSEPGEQGLFEAFLEPLGTLGQCGAVGLLPPGAAAPSGWAQASLSNTVQVYMELQGLVDPQTHLPLLAARRHRLQKQLDGLIARTPSEGEAEIQRQQRLSSLQLELSKLDKAASHLQQLMDASPGPGEL; this is encoded by the exons ATGCCTCATTTGCCTTTGGCTACTTTTCGACCACCGCTTTGGGGGCTGAGGCCCTCACGGGGCCTCCCCAGGTCATATCCCCTTTCCACCCAGTCAGAGCCCCATGGATCATCCGTCTCCCGGAGGAACCGTGAAGCCAAACAGAAGCGCCTGCGAGAGAAGCAGGCGGCGCTGGAGGCAGGGATATCCCAGGACAAG TCACCTGTGGAATCCAGTAAGGCCTGGACTCCTAAGGAGATAGTGTTGTATGAAATCCCCACGGAACACGGTGAAAAGAAAG ATGTCTCCCGGCCCCTGCCTCCTGCATACAGCCCCCAATACGTTGAGGCTGCCTGGTACCCTTGGTGGGTGCGAGAGGGCTTCTTCAAACCAGAATATCAG GCCAGGCTGCCCCAGGCCACAGGGCAGACCTTTTCCATGTGTATCCCACCTCCCAATGTCACCGGCTCCCTGCACATTGGGCATGCGCTGACGGTGGCCATACAGGATGCCCTTGTGCGCTG GCACCGGATGCGTGGGGATCGAGTGCTGTGGGTCCCTGGTTCGGATCATGCAGGAATTGCTACTCag GCTGTGGTGGAGAAACAGCTGTGGAAGGAGCGAGGTGTGAGGAGACATGAGCTGAGCCGAGAAGACTTTCTTGGGGAGGTGTGGAAGTGGAAGGAGGA GAAAGGTGGAGAGATCTGTGAGCAGCTCCGAGCGCTGGGGGCCTCCCTGGACTGGGACCGAGAACGTTTTACCATGGATGCT GGCTCCTCAGCGGCTGTGACAGAAGCTTTCGTGCGACTCTACAAGGCAGGGTTGTTGTACCGGAGCCGGCAGCTTGTCAACTGGTCGTGTACTCTGCGATCCGCCATCTCGGATGTTGAg GTGGAGAGCCGGCCCCTGCCTGGCCGCACAGAGCTTCGGTTGCCCGGCTGCCCCACCTCCGTGTCTTTCGGCCTCCTCTTTTCTGTGGCCTTCCCTGTGGATGGAGAGCCTG ATGCAGAGGTTGTGGTCGGAACCACGAGGCCAGAGACGCTGCCTGGGGACGTGGCTGTGGCCGTCCATCCTGACGACTCCCGATACACA cATCTACATGGCCGACAGCTTCGTCACCCCTTGACTGGGCAGCTTCTCCCCCTCATCACAGACTCCACTGTTCAGCCACACCTGGGCACGG GGGCAGTGAAGGTGACTCCAGCTCACAGCCCTGCCGATGCGGAGCTGGGGGCCCGACATGGCTTGAGCCTCCTGAGTGTCATTGCAGAGGATGGGACCATGACCTCCCTCTGCGGGGACTGGCTGCAG GGTCTTCACCGATTTGTGGCCCGGGAAAAGATTATGTCGGCACTGAGGGAGCAGGGCCTGTTCCGGGGCCTCCAGAACCACCCCATGGTGCTGCCCATTTGCAG CCGTTCCGGGGACGTGGTAGAATACCTACTGAAGAGCCAGTGGTTTGTCCGCTGTCGGGAAATGGGGGACCAAGCTGCCAAG GCTGTAAAGTCGGGGGCCCTGGAGCTCAGTCCCTCTTTCCACCAGAAGAACTGGCAGCACTGGTTTTCCCACATTGG GGACTGGTGTGTCTCCCGGCAGCTGTGGTGGGGCCATCGGATTCCAGCCTACCTGGTTGTAGAGGAGCATGCAAAG GGCGACAAGGAGGACTGTTGGGTGGTCGGACGGACAGAGGCGGAGGCCAGAGAAGTAGCTGCAGAACTGACAGGGAGACCAGGGGCAGAGCTGACCCTGGAGAGGG ACCCAGATGTCCTGGACACGTGGTTCTCCTCGgctcttttccccttttctgctCTGGGCTGGCCCCGAGAG ACCCCAGACCTGGCTCATTTCTACCCACTGTCACTTTTGGAAACGGGCAGTGACCTCCTGCTCTTCTGGGTGGGCCGCATGGTCATGTTGGGGACCCAGCTCACAGGGCAGCTCCCTTTCAACAAG GTGCTGCTTCACTCTATGGTTCGGGACAGGCAGGGCCGGAAGATGAGCAAGTCCCTGGGGAATGTGCTGGACCCACGGGACATCATCAGTGGGGTAGAGCTGCAG GTGCTGCAGGAAAAGCTGAGGGATGGGAACTTGGACCCTGCAGAGCTGGCGATTGCAGCTGCAGCACAG AGAAAGGACTTCCCTCATGGACTCCCTGAGTGTGGGACAGATGCCCTGAGATTCGCCTTGTGCTCCCATGGGGCGCTGG GGGGCGACTTGCATCTATCTGTCTCTGAGGTCCTGGGCTTCCGACATTTCTGCAACAAGATCTGGAATGCCCTGCGCTTTATCCTGAACGCCCTGGGGGAGAAATTCACACCCCTGCCTGCAGAAGAg CTGTCCCTTGCCTCCCCCATGGACGCCTGGATCCTGAGCTGCCTGGCCCACACCGCTCAGGAGTGTGAGCGGGGCTTCCTCACCCGTGAGCTTGCACTGGTCACTCACGCCCTGCACCACTTCTGGCTCCACAACCTCTGTGACGTCTACTTG GAGGCAGTGAAGCCGGCGCTGTCGCACTCGCCCCGCCCCCCAGGGCCTCCTCAGGTCCTGTTCTCCTGCGCTGATGTTGGTCTCCGCCTCCTCGCCCCGCTGATGCCCTTCCTGGCCGAAGAGCTCtggcagaggctgccccccaggcctggcagcccccctgcccccagcatctGTGTTGCCCCCTACCCCAGTGCCCACAGCTTG GAGCACTGGCACCAGCCCGAGCTGGAACGGCGCTTCTCCCGGGTCCAGGAGGCCGTGCAGGCACTGAGAGCTCTCCGTGCCACGTACCAGCTCACCAAGGCCCGGCCCCGAG TGCTGCTGCAGAGCTCAGAGCCGGGAGAGCAGGGCCTCTTTGAGGCCTTCCTGGAGCCCCTGGGCACCCTGGGCCAGTGTGGGGCCGTGGGTCTTCTACCCCCAGGTGCAGCCGCTCCCTCCGGCTGGGCCCAGGCCTCACTCAGTAACACTGTTCAGGTCTACATGGAGCTGCAG GGCCTGGTGGACCCCCAGACCCACCTGCCTCTGCTAGCTGCCCGAAGACACAGGTTGCAGAAGCAGCTTGATGGCCTCATAGCCCGGACCCCatcagagggagaggcagagattCAGAGGCAGCAGAGG CTTTCTTCCCTCCAGTTGGAATTGTCAAAACTGGACAAGGCAGCCTCTCACCTCCAGCAGCTGATGGATGCGTCTCCTGGCCCAGGGGAGCTCTGA
- the VARS2 gene encoding valine--tRNA ligase, mitochondrial isoform X1 translates to MHSSPRGGKVLALFQALPMPHLPLATFRPPLWGLRPSRGLPRSYPLSTQSEPHGSSVSRRNREAKQKRLREKQAALEAGISQDKSPVESSKAWTPKEIVLYEIPTEHGEKKDVSRPLPPAYSPQYVEAAWYPWWVREGFFKPEYQARLPQATGQTFSMCIPPPNVTGSLHIGHALTVAIQDALVRWHRMRGDRVLWVPGSDHAGIATQAVVEKQLWKERGVRRHELSREDFLGEVWKWKEEKGGEICEQLRALGASLDWDRERFTMDAGSSAAVTEAFVRLYKAGLLYRSRQLVNWSCTLRSAISDVEVESRPLPGRTELRLPGCPTSVSFGLLFSVAFPVDGEPDAEVVVGTTRPETLPGDVAVAVHPDDSRYTHLHGRQLRHPLTGQLLPLITDSTVQPHLGTGAVKVTPAHSPADAELGARHGLSLLSVIAEDGTMTSLCGDWLQGLHRFVAREKIMSALREQGLFRGLQNHPMVLPICSRSGDVVEYLLKSQWFVRCREMGDQAAKAVKSGALELSPSFHQKNWQHWFSHIGDWCVSRQLWWGHRIPAYLVVEEHAKGDKEDCWVVGRTEAEAREVAAELTGRPGAELTLERDPDVLDTWFSSALFPFSALGWPRETPDLAHFYPLSLLETGSDLLLFWVGRMVMLGTQLTGQLPFNKVLLHSMVRDRQGRKMSKSLGNVLDPRDIISGVELQVLQEKLRDGNLDPAELAIAAAAQRKDFPHGLPECGTDALRFALCSHGALGGDLHLSVSEVLGFRHFCNKIWNALRFILNALGEKFTPLPAEELSLASPMDAWILSCLAHTAQECERGFLTRELALVTHALHHFWLHNLCDVYLEAVKPALSHSPRPPGPPQVLFSCADVGLRLLAPLMPFLAEELWQRLPPRPGSPPAPSICVAPYPSAHSLEHWHQPELERRFSRVQEAVQALRALRATYQLTKARPRVLLQSSEPGEQGLFEAFLEPLGTLGQCGAVGLLPPGAAAPSGWAQASLSNTVQVYMELQGLVDPQTHLPLLAARRHRLQKQLDGLIARTPSEGEAEIQRQQRLSSLQLELSKLDKAASHLQQLMDASPGPGEL, encoded by the exons ATGCACTCTAGTCCTCGCGGAGGAAAG GTCTTGGCCCTTTTCCAAGCACTCCCGATGCCTCATTTGCCTTTGGCTACTTTTCGACCACCGCTTTGGGGGCTGAGGCCCTCACGGGGCCTCCCCAGGTCATATCCCCTTTCCACCCAGTCAGAGCCCCATGGATCATCCGTCTCCCGGAGGAACCGTGAAGCCAAACAGAAGCGCCTGCGAGAGAAGCAGGCGGCGCTGGAGGCAGGGATATCCCAGGACAAG TCACCTGTGGAATCCAGTAAGGCCTGGACTCCTAAGGAGATAGTGTTGTATGAAATCCCCACGGAACACGGTGAAAAGAAAG ATGTCTCCCGGCCCCTGCCTCCTGCATACAGCCCCCAATACGTTGAGGCTGCCTGGTACCCTTGGTGGGTGCGAGAGGGCTTCTTCAAACCAGAATATCAG GCCAGGCTGCCCCAGGCCACAGGGCAGACCTTTTCCATGTGTATCCCACCTCCCAATGTCACCGGCTCCCTGCACATTGGGCATGCGCTGACGGTGGCCATACAGGATGCCCTTGTGCGCTG GCACCGGATGCGTGGGGATCGAGTGCTGTGGGTCCCTGGTTCGGATCATGCAGGAATTGCTACTCag GCTGTGGTGGAGAAACAGCTGTGGAAGGAGCGAGGTGTGAGGAGACATGAGCTGAGCCGAGAAGACTTTCTTGGGGAGGTGTGGAAGTGGAAGGAGGA GAAAGGTGGAGAGATCTGTGAGCAGCTCCGAGCGCTGGGGGCCTCCCTGGACTGGGACCGAGAACGTTTTACCATGGATGCT GGCTCCTCAGCGGCTGTGACAGAAGCTTTCGTGCGACTCTACAAGGCAGGGTTGTTGTACCGGAGCCGGCAGCTTGTCAACTGGTCGTGTACTCTGCGATCCGCCATCTCGGATGTTGAg GTGGAGAGCCGGCCCCTGCCTGGCCGCACAGAGCTTCGGTTGCCCGGCTGCCCCACCTCCGTGTCTTTCGGCCTCCTCTTTTCTGTGGCCTTCCCTGTGGATGGAGAGCCTG ATGCAGAGGTTGTGGTCGGAACCACGAGGCCAGAGACGCTGCCTGGGGACGTGGCTGTGGCCGTCCATCCTGACGACTCCCGATACACA cATCTACATGGCCGACAGCTTCGTCACCCCTTGACTGGGCAGCTTCTCCCCCTCATCACAGACTCCACTGTTCAGCCACACCTGGGCACGG GGGCAGTGAAGGTGACTCCAGCTCACAGCCCTGCCGATGCGGAGCTGGGGGCCCGACATGGCTTGAGCCTCCTGAGTGTCATTGCAGAGGATGGGACCATGACCTCCCTCTGCGGGGACTGGCTGCAG GGTCTTCACCGATTTGTGGCCCGGGAAAAGATTATGTCGGCACTGAGGGAGCAGGGCCTGTTCCGGGGCCTCCAGAACCACCCCATGGTGCTGCCCATTTGCAG CCGTTCCGGGGACGTGGTAGAATACCTACTGAAGAGCCAGTGGTTTGTCCGCTGTCGGGAAATGGGGGACCAAGCTGCCAAG GCTGTAAAGTCGGGGGCCCTGGAGCTCAGTCCCTCTTTCCACCAGAAGAACTGGCAGCACTGGTTTTCCCACATTGG GGACTGGTGTGTCTCCCGGCAGCTGTGGTGGGGCCATCGGATTCCAGCCTACCTGGTTGTAGAGGAGCATGCAAAG GGCGACAAGGAGGACTGTTGGGTGGTCGGACGGACAGAGGCGGAGGCCAGAGAAGTAGCTGCAGAACTGACAGGGAGACCAGGGGCAGAGCTGACCCTGGAGAGGG ACCCAGATGTCCTGGACACGTGGTTCTCCTCGgctcttttccccttttctgctCTGGGCTGGCCCCGAGAG ACCCCAGACCTGGCTCATTTCTACCCACTGTCACTTTTGGAAACGGGCAGTGACCTCCTGCTCTTCTGGGTGGGCCGCATGGTCATGTTGGGGACCCAGCTCACAGGGCAGCTCCCTTTCAACAAG GTGCTGCTTCACTCTATGGTTCGGGACAGGCAGGGCCGGAAGATGAGCAAGTCCCTGGGGAATGTGCTGGACCCACGGGACATCATCAGTGGGGTAGAGCTGCAG GTGCTGCAGGAAAAGCTGAGGGATGGGAACTTGGACCCTGCAGAGCTGGCGATTGCAGCTGCAGCACAG AGAAAGGACTTCCCTCATGGACTCCCTGAGTGTGGGACAGATGCCCTGAGATTCGCCTTGTGCTCCCATGGGGCGCTGG GGGGCGACTTGCATCTATCTGTCTCTGAGGTCCTGGGCTTCCGACATTTCTGCAACAAGATCTGGAATGCCCTGCGCTTTATCCTGAACGCCCTGGGGGAGAAATTCACACCCCTGCCTGCAGAAGAg CTGTCCCTTGCCTCCCCCATGGACGCCTGGATCCTGAGCTGCCTGGCCCACACCGCTCAGGAGTGTGAGCGGGGCTTCCTCACCCGTGAGCTTGCACTGGTCACTCACGCCCTGCACCACTTCTGGCTCCACAACCTCTGTGACGTCTACTTG GAGGCAGTGAAGCCGGCGCTGTCGCACTCGCCCCGCCCCCCAGGGCCTCCTCAGGTCCTGTTCTCCTGCGCTGATGTTGGTCTCCGCCTCCTCGCCCCGCTGATGCCCTTCCTGGCCGAAGAGCTCtggcagaggctgccccccaggcctggcagcccccctgcccccagcatctGTGTTGCCCCCTACCCCAGTGCCCACAGCTTG GAGCACTGGCACCAGCCCGAGCTGGAACGGCGCTTCTCCCGGGTCCAGGAGGCCGTGCAGGCACTGAGAGCTCTCCGTGCCACGTACCAGCTCACCAAGGCCCGGCCCCGAG TGCTGCTGCAGAGCTCAGAGCCGGGAGAGCAGGGCCTCTTTGAGGCCTTCCTGGAGCCCCTGGGCACCCTGGGCCAGTGTGGGGCCGTGGGTCTTCTACCCCCAGGTGCAGCCGCTCCCTCCGGCTGGGCCCAGGCCTCACTCAGTAACACTGTTCAGGTCTACATGGAGCTGCAG GGCCTGGTGGACCCCCAGACCCACCTGCCTCTGCTAGCTGCCCGAAGACACAGGTTGCAGAAGCAGCTTGATGGCCTCATAGCCCGGACCCCatcagagggagaggcagagattCAGAGGCAGCAGAGG CTTTCTTCCCTCCAGTTGGAATTGTCAAAACTGGACAAGGCAGCCTCTCACCTCCAGCAGCTGATGGATGCGTCTCCTGGCCCAGGGGAGCTCTGA
- the VARS2 gene encoding valine--tRNA ligase, mitochondrial isoform X4 — protein sequence MPYSLQHLRFYWACCIVGVWDMFADQNLSGHRKGGEICEQLRALGASLDWDRERFTMDAGSSAAVTEAFVRLYKAGLLYRSRQLVNWSCTLRSAISDVEVESRPLPGRTELRLPGCPTSVSFGLLFSVAFPVDGEPDAEVVVGTTRPETLPGDVAVAVHPDDSRYTHLHGRQLRHPLTGQLLPLITDSTVQPHLGTGAVKVTPAHSPADAELGARHGLSLLSVIAEDGTMTSLCGDWLQGLHRFVAREKIMSALREQGLFRGLQNHPMVLPICSRSGDVVEYLLKSQWFVRCREMGDQAAKAVKSGALELSPSFHQKNWQHWFSHIGDWCVSRQLWWGHRIPAYLVVEEHAKGDKEDCWVVGRTEAEAREVAAELTGRPGAELTLERDPDVLDTWFSSALFPFSALGWPRETPDLAHFYPLSLLETGSDLLLFWVGRMVMLGTQLTGQLPFNKVLLHSMVRDRQGRKMSKSLGNVLDPRDIISGVELQVLQEKLRDGNLDPAELAIAAAAQRKDFPHGLPECGTDALRFALCSHGALGGDLHLSVSEVLGFRHFCNKIWNALRFILNALGEKFTPLPAEELSLASPMDAWILSCLAHTAQECERGFLTRELALVTHALHHFWLHNLCDVYLEAVKPALSHSPRPPGPPQVLFSCADVGLRLLAPLMPFLAEELWQRLPPRPGSPPAPSICVAPYPSAHSLEHWHQPELERRFSRVQEAVQALRALRATYQLTKARPRVLLQSSEPGEQGLFEAFLEPLGTLGQCGAVGLLPPGAAAPSGWAQASLSNTVQVYMELQGLVDPQTHLPLLAARRHRLQKQLDGLIARTPSEGEAEIQRQQRLSSLQLELSKLDKAASHLQQLMDASPGPGEL from the exons ATGCCGTACTCACTCCAGCACCTGCGGTTTTACTGGGCCTGCTGCATAGTTGGTGTTTGGGACATGTTTGCTGACCAGAATCTCTCTGGGCACAGGAAAGGTGGAGAGATCTGTGAGCAGCTCCGAGCGCTGGGGGCCTCCCTGGACTGGGACCGAGAACGTTTTACCATGGATGCT GGCTCCTCAGCGGCTGTGACAGAAGCTTTCGTGCGACTCTACAAGGCAGGGTTGTTGTACCGGAGCCGGCAGCTTGTCAACTGGTCGTGTACTCTGCGATCCGCCATCTCGGATGTTGAg GTGGAGAGCCGGCCCCTGCCTGGCCGCACAGAGCTTCGGTTGCCCGGCTGCCCCACCTCCGTGTCTTTCGGCCTCCTCTTTTCTGTGGCCTTCCCTGTGGATGGAGAGCCTG ATGCAGAGGTTGTGGTCGGAACCACGAGGCCAGAGACGCTGCCTGGGGACGTGGCTGTGGCCGTCCATCCTGACGACTCCCGATACACA cATCTACATGGCCGACAGCTTCGTCACCCCTTGACTGGGCAGCTTCTCCCCCTCATCACAGACTCCACTGTTCAGCCACACCTGGGCACGG GGGCAGTGAAGGTGACTCCAGCTCACAGCCCTGCCGATGCGGAGCTGGGGGCCCGACATGGCTTGAGCCTCCTGAGTGTCATTGCAGAGGATGGGACCATGACCTCCCTCTGCGGGGACTGGCTGCAG GGTCTTCACCGATTTGTGGCCCGGGAAAAGATTATGTCGGCACTGAGGGAGCAGGGCCTGTTCCGGGGCCTCCAGAACCACCCCATGGTGCTGCCCATTTGCAG CCGTTCCGGGGACGTGGTAGAATACCTACTGAAGAGCCAGTGGTTTGTCCGCTGTCGGGAAATGGGGGACCAAGCTGCCAAG GCTGTAAAGTCGGGGGCCCTGGAGCTCAGTCCCTCTTTCCACCAGAAGAACTGGCAGCACTGGTTTTCCCACATTGG GGACTGGTGTGTCTCCCGGCAGCTGTGGTGGGGCCATCGGATTCCAGCCTACCTGGTTGTAGAGGAGCATGCAAAG GGCGACAAGGAGGACTGTTGGGTGGTCGGACGGACAGAGGCGGAGGCCAGAGAAGTAGCTGCAGAACTGACAGGGAGACCAGGGGCAGAGCTGACCCTGGAGAGGG ACCCAGATGTCCTGGACACGTGGTTCTCCTCGgctcttttccccttttctgctCTGGGCTGGCCCCGAGAG ACCCCAGACCTGGCTCATTTCTACCCACTGTCACTTTTGGAAACGGGCAGTGACCTCCTGCTCTTCTGGGTGGGCCGCATGGTCATGTTGGGGACCCAGCTCACAGGGCAGCTCCCTTTCAACAAG GTGCTGCTTCACTCTATGGTTCGGGACAGGCAGGGCCGGAAGATGAGCAAGTCCCTGGGGAATGTGCTGGACCCACGGGACATCATCAGTGGGGTAGAGCTGCAG GTGCTGCAGGAAAAGCTGAGGGATGGGAACTTGGACCCTGCAGAGCTGGCGATTGCAGCTGCAGCACAG AGAAAGGACTTCCCTCATGGACTCCCTGAGTGTGGGACAGATGCCCTGAGATTCGCCTTGTGCTCCCATGGGGCGCTGG GGGGCGACTTGCATCTATCTGTCTCTGAGGTCCTGGGCTTCCGACATTTCTGCAACAAGATCTGGAATGCCCTGCGCTTTATCCTGAACGCCCTGGGGGAGAAATTCACACCCCTGCCTGCAGAAGAg CTGTCCCTTGCCTCCCCCATGGACGCCTGGATCCTGAGCTGCCTGGCCCACACCGCTCAGGAGTGTGAGCGGGGCTTCCTCACCCGTGAGCTTGCACTGGTCACTCACGCCCTGCACCACTTCTGGCTCCACAACCTCTGTGACGTCTACTTG GAGGCAGTGAAGCCGGCGCTGTCGCACTCGCCCCGCCCCCCAGGGCCTCCTCAGGTCCTGTTCTCCTGCGCTGATGTTGGTCTCCGCCTCCTCGCCCCGCTGATGCCCTTCCTGGCCGAAGAGCTCtggcagaggctgccccccaggcctggcagcccccctgcccccagcatctGTGTTGCCCCCTACCCCAGTGCCCACAGCTTG GAGCACTGGCACCAGCCCGAGCTGGAACGGCGCTTCTCCCGGGTCCAGGAGGCCGTGCAGGCACTGAGAGCTCTCCGTGCCACGTACCAGCTCACCAAGGCCCGGCCCCGAG TGCTGCTGCAGAGCTCAGAGCCGGGAGAGCAGGGCCTCTTTGAGGCCTTCCTGGAGCCCCTGGGCACCCTGGGCCAGTGTGGGGCCGTGGGTCTTCTACCCCCAGGTGCAGCCGCTCCCTCCGGCTGGGCCCAGGCCTCACTCAGTAACACTGTTCAGGTCTACATGGAGCTGCAG GGCCTGGTGGACCCCCAGACCCACCTGCCTCTGCTAGCTGCCCGAAGACACAGGTTGCAGAAGCAGCTTGATGGCCTCATAGCCCGGACCCCatcagagggagaggcagagattCAGAGGCAGCAGAGG CTTTCTTCCCTCCAGTTGGAATTGTCAAAACTGGACAAGGCAGCCTCTCACCTCCAGCAGCTGATGGATGCGTCTCCTGGCCCAGGGGAGCTCTGA